In Enterobacter cloacae, the following are encoded in one genomic region:
- the zupT gene encoding zinc transporter ZupT, whose translation MSVPLILTLFAGAATFLGAFLGVLGQKPSNRVLAFSLGFAAGIMLLISLMEMLPAALGTEGMSPVLGYGMFVFGLLGYFALDRMLPHAHPQDLMQKNITPLPGSIKRTAILLTLGISLHNFPEGVATYVTASNNLELGFGIALAVALHNIPEGLAVAGPVYAATGSKRTAVFWAGISGLAEILGGVLAWLILGSLVSPVVMAAIMAAVAGIMVALSVDELMPLAKEIDPNNNPSYGVLCGMSVMGLSLVLLQAAGIG comes from the coding sequence ATGTCAGTCCCCTTGATCCTGACCCTATTTGCAGGTGCCGCGACCTTCCTTGGTGCATTCCTCGGTGTACTCGGCCAGAAGCCGTCTAACCGTGTGCTGGCTTTCTCGCTCGGCTTTGCCGCCGGGATCATGCTGCTTATCTCTTTGATGGAAATGCTGCCTGCCGCATTGGGCACAGAAGGGATGTCGCCTGTTCTGGGTTACGGCATGTTTGTGTTTGGACTGCTGGGCTACTTTGCTCTCGACCGAATGCTGCCCCACGCACACCCACAGGATTTGATGCAGAAAAACATCACGCCGTTACCGGGCAGTATTAAGCGAACCGCTATTCTGCTGACGCTTGGCATCAGCCTGCATAATTTCCCGGAGGGCGTTGCCACCTACGTGACCGCCAGTAATAACCTTGAGCTGGGTTTTGGTATCGCGCTGGCAGTAGCCTTACACAATATTCCTGAAGGACTGGCCGTTGCCGGACCGGTATATGCAGCCACAGGGTCGAAACGCACTGCCGTATTCTGGGCGGGGATCTCAGGACTGGCCGAAATTCTTGGTGGTGTCCTGGCCTGGCTGATCCTCGGTAGTCTGGTTTCGCCTGTCGTGATGGCCGCTATTATGGCCGCGGTGGCAGGTATCATGGTCGCACTGTCCGTGGATGAGTTAATGCCGCTGGCAAAAGAGATCGATCCGAATAACAACCCGAGCTACGGCGTTCTGTGCGGGATGTCGGTGATGGGGTTGAGTCTGGTATTGCTACAGGCAGCGGGCATCGGATAA
- the ribB gene encoding 3,4-dihydroxy-2-butanone 4-phosphate synthase, whose amino-acid sequence MNQTLLSSFGTSTQRIEHALDALREGRGVMVLDDENRENEGDMIFAAENMTVEQMALTIRHGSGIVCLCINEDRRKQLDLPMMVENNTSAFGTGFTVTIEAAHGVTTGVSAADRLTTVRAAIADGAKPSDLHRPGHVFPLRAQAGGVLTRGGHTEATIDLVTLAGFKPAGVLCELTNDDGTMARAPECITFARLHNMPVVTIEDLVEYRQAHERKAS is encoded by the coding sequence ATGAATCAGACGCTACTTTCCTCTTTTGGCACGTCAACTCAACGTATTGAACATGCACTGGATGCACTGCGCGAAGGCCGCGGTGTAATGGTGCTTGACGATGAAAACCGTGAAAACGAAGGCGACATGATTTTCGCCGCCGAAAACATGACCGTTGAGCAGATGGCGCTGACCATTCGTCATGGCAGCGGCATCGTATGCCTGTGTATTAACGAAGACCGTCGCAAGCAGCTCGACCTGCCAATGATGGTTGAAAACAACACCAGCGCCTTTGGTACAGGTTTTACCGTGACCATCGAAGCTGCGCATGGCGTGACGACCGGTGTGTCTGCGGCTGACCGTCTGACCACCGTGCGTGCAGCGATTGCCGATGGTGCGAAACCATCCGACCTGCACCGCCCTGGCCATGTCTTCCCGCTGCGCGCGCAAGCGGGTGGTGTACTGACTCGCGGCGGCCACACCGAAGCGACCATCGACCTGGTCACGCTGGCAGGCTTCAAACCAGCAGGTGTGCTGTGTGAGCTGACCAACGATGACGGTACGATGGCACGTGCGCCAGAGTGCATCACTTTTGCCCGCCTGCACAATATGCCGGTGGTGACAATTGAAGATCTGGTGGAGTACCGCCAGGCGCACGAGCGCAAAGCCAGCTGA
- the hldE gene encoding bifunctional protein HldE has product MKVTLPEFERAGVMVVGDVMLDRYWYGPTSRISPEAPVPVVKVDTIEERPGGAANVAMNIASLGAHSRLVGLTGIDDAARALSKSLADVNVKCDFVSVPTHPTITKLRVLSRNQQLIRLDFEEGFEGVDPEPLHERINQALGGIGALVLSDYAKGALASVQTMIQLARKANVPVLIDPKGTDFERYRGATLLTPNLSEFEAVAGKCKTEQELVERGMKIIADFELSALLVTRSEQGMTLLQPGKAPLHMPTQAQEVYDVTGAGDTVIGVLAATLAAGNSLEEACYFANAAAGVVVGKLGTSTVSPIELENAVRGRADTGFGVMSEDELKAAVAAARKRGEKVVMTNGVFDILHAGHVSYLANARKLGDRLIVAVNSDASTKRLKGETRPVNPLEQRMIVLGALEAVDWVVSFEEDTPQRLIAGILPDLLVKGGDYKPEQIAGSEEVWANGGEVMVLNFEDGCSTTNIIKKIQKDSQ; this is encoded by the coding sequence ATGAAAGTAACACTGCCAGAGTTTGAACGTGCTGGAGTTATGGTTGTCGGTGATGTGATGCTGGATCGCTACTGGTATGGGCCGACCAGCCGCATCTCCCCGGAAGCACCGGTACCGGTGGTTAAGGTCGACACCATTGAAGAGCGTCCTGGCGGCGCGGCAAACGTGGCGATGAACATTGCCTCTCTGGGCGCACATTCGCGTCTGGTGGGCCTGACCGGCATCGATGATGCGGCGCGTGCGCTGAGCAAGTCGCTGGCGGACGTGAACGTGAAGTGCGACTTCGTTTCTGTTCCGACACACCCGACGATCACCAAGCTGCGCGTGCTGTCGCGTAACCAGCAACTGATCCGCCTCGACTTTGAAGAAGGGTTTGAAGGCGTTGATCCTGAGCCGCTGCACGAGCGTATCAATCAGGCTCTGGGCGGTATCGGTGCGCTGGTGCTGTCCGACTATGCCAAAGGCGCGCTGGCGAGCGTGCAGACGATGATCCAGCTGGCGCGTAAAGCCAATGTACCGGTGCTGATCGACCCGAAAGGCACGGACTTTGAGCGCTATCGTGGTGCAACGCTGCTGACGCCAAACCTCTCTGAGTTTGAAGCGGTGGCGGGTAAGTGTAAAACCGAGCAAGAGCTGGTTGAACGCGGCATGAAAATCATCGCTGATTTCGAACTTTCTGCACTGCTGGTGACCCGTTCCGAGCAGGGGATGACGCTGTTGCAGCCGGGCAAAGCCCCACTGCATATGCCAACCCAGGCGCAGGAAGTCTACGACGTGACCGGTGCCGGTGATACGGTGATTGGCGTGCTGGCGGCAACGCTGGCGGCAGGCAACTCTCTTGAAGAAGCGTGTTACTTCGCCAACGCCGCTGCAGGTGTGGTGGTCGGTAAACTTGGTACTTCAACCGTTTCGCCTATCGAGCTGGAAAACGCGGTGCGCGGTCGTGCGGATACCGGGTTTGGCGTGATGAGCGAAGACGAGCTGAAAGCGGCCGTTGCTGCTGCGCGCAAGCGTGGTGAGAAAGTGGTGATGACCAACGGTGTGTTCGACATTTTGCACGCGGGCCACGTCTCTTATCTGGCGAATGCGCGCAAGCTGGGCGATCGCCTGATTGTGGCGGTGAACAGCGATGCGTCAACGAAACGCCTGAAAGGCGAAACGCGCCCGGTGAACCCGCTGGAGCAGCGTATGATTGTGCTCGGTGCGCTGGAAGCCGTGGACTGGGTCGTGTCGTTTGAAGAAGATACTCCACAGCGTTTGATAGCCGGTATCTTGCCAGACCTGCTGGTGAAAGGTGGCGATTACAAACCAGAGCAAATTGCCGGTAGCGAAGAGGTCTGGGCTAACGGCGGTGAAGTGATGGTGCTCAACTTTGAGGACGGGTGTTCTACCACCAACATCATTAAGAAGATCCAGAAAGACAGTCAGTAA
- the glnE gene encoding glutamate-ammonia-ligase adenylyltransferase, whose amino-acid sequence MPLSSQLQQQWQTVCERLPESLSASSLSEQARSMLTFSDFVQESLTANPDWLAELENSPPQAEEWRHYASWLQTALADVAEEAALMRVLRQFRRRVMVRIAWAQALERVSEESTLLQLSELAQTLIVAARDWLYAACCKEWGTPCNEEGVPQPLLILGMGKLGGCELNFSSDIDLIFAWPENGSTRGGRRELDNAQFFTRLGQRLIKALDQPTQDGFVYRVDMRLRPFGDSGPLVLSFAALEDYYQEQGRDWERYAMVKARIMGDGDDAYANELRAMLRPFVFRRYIDFSVIQSLRNMKGMIAREVRRRGLKDNIKLGAGGIREIEFIVQVFQLIRGGREPSLQSRSLLPTLSAIEQLHLLPAGDAQTLREAYLFLRRLENLLQSINDEQTQTLPGDDLNRARLAWGMRVGDWTALTERLDAHMAGVRRIFNELIGDDESESQDDTLSEHWRELWQDALQEDDTTPVLAHLSDDDRHRVLSLIADFRLELNKRAIGPRGRQVLDHLMPYLLSEVCSRADAPVPLSRMMPLLSGIITRTTYLELLSEFPGALKHLITLCAASPMVANKLARYPLLLDELLDPNTLYQPTATDAYRDELRQYLLRVPEEDEEQQLEALRQFKQAQMLRVAAADIAGTLPVMKVSDHLTWLAEAIIDAVVHQAWVQMVARYGQPKHLADREGRGFAVVGYGKLGGWELGYSSDLDLIFLHDCPVDVMTDGEREIDGRQFYLRLAQRIMHLFSTRTSSGILYEVDARLRPSGAAGMLVTSTDSFADYQKNEAWTWEHQALVRARVVYGDPLLKTQFDAIRRDVMTIVRDGSTLQTEVREMREKMRAHLGNKHRDRFDIKADEGGITDIEFITQYLVLRHAHEKPKLIRWSDNVRILELLAQNDIMDEQEAQSLTRAYTTLRDELHHLALQEQPGHVALDCFADERAQVTTSWQKWLVEPCVTKQV is encoded by the coding sequence ATGCCGCTTTCTTCGCAGTTACAGCAGCAGTGGCAGACCGTTTGCGAACGTCTGCCTGAGTCATTATCGGCGTCATCGTTAAGCGAGCAGGCCAGAAGCATGCTCACTTTTAGTGATTTTGTGCAGGAAAGTCTCACCGCCAACCCTGACTGGCTGGCGGAGCTTGAGAACTCACCGCCGCAGGCGGAAGAGTGGCGGCATTATGCCAGCTGGTTGCAAACCGCGCTTGCAGATGTGGCGGAGGAAGCTGCGCTGATGCGCGTTTTGCGCCAGTTCCGTCGTCGGGTGATGGTGCGTATTGCCTGGGCTCAGGCGCTGGAGCGGGTCAGCGAAGAAAGCACGCTTCTGCAGTTGAGCGAGCTGGCGCAGACGTTGATCGTCGCCGCGCGGGACTGGCTTTACGCGGCCTGTTGTAAAGAGTGGGGGACGCCGTGCAACGAAGAGGGGGTTCCTCAGCCGCTGTTGATCCTGGGGATGGGCAAGCTGGGCGGCTGCGAGCTGAATTTCTCCTCTGATATCGACCTGATTTTTGCCTGGCCGGAGAACGGCTCCACGCGTGGTGGTCGTCGTGAACTGGACAATGCCCAGTTCTTTACCCGTCTCGGCCAGCGTCTTATTAAGGCGCTGGATCAGCCGACACAGGACGGTTTTGTCTATCGTGTGGACATGCGTTTACGTCCGTTTGGCGATAGCGGCCCGCTGGTGCTGAGCTTTGCCGCGCTGGAAGATTATTACCAGGAGCAGGGACGCGACTGGGAGCGCTATGCGATGGTCAAAGCGCGGATCATGGGCGACGGTGACGATGCTTACGCCAATGAGCTGCGCGCCATGCTGCGTCCGTTCGTGTTCCGTCGCTACATCGATTTCAGTGTGATCCAGTCCCTGCGTAACATGAAGGGGATGATTGCCCGTGAGGTGCGCCGTCGTGGTCTGAAAGATAACATCAAGCTTGGTGCGGGCGGCATCCGTGAAATTGAATTTATCGTGCAGGTCTTCCAGCTGATCCGTGGAGGACGCGAACCGTCTTTGCAGTCCCGTTCCTTGCTCCCGACGCTCTCTGCCATTGAGCAACTGCACCTGCTACCGGCAGGCGACGCGCAAACCCTGCGCGAGGCTTATCTCTTCCTGCGTCGTCTGGAAAACCTGCTGCAAAGCATCAACGATGAACAAACCCAGACTCTGCCGGGCGATGACCTGAATCGGGCGCGTCTGGCCTGGGGGATGCGTGTGGGTGACTGGACGGCATTGACCGAACGGCTGGATGCCCACATGGCGGGCGTGCGCCGTATCTTTAACGAGCTGATTGGCGACGACGAAAGTGAATCGCAGGATGATACGCTGTCTGAACACTGGCGCGAGCTGTGGCAGGACGCACTTCAGGAAGATGACACCACGCCAGTGCTGGCGCACCTGAGCGATGACGACCGCCACCGGGTGTTGTCGCTGATCGCCGATTTCCGTCTCGAACTGAACAAGCGCGCCATTGGCCCGCGTGGCCGCCAGGTGCTGGATCACCTGATGCCGTATCTGCTGAGCGAGGTCTGCTCGCGGGCGGATGCGCCGGTACCGCTGTCGCGCATGATGCCGCTGTTGAGCGGCATCATCACGCGTACGACCTATCTTGAGCTACTGAGCGAGTTTCCCGGCGCACTGAAGCACCTGATTACGCTCTGCGCCGCCTCGCCGATGGTCGCCAACAAGCTGGCGCGTTATCCGCTGCTGCTGGACGAACTGCTTGATCCGAATACGCTTTATCAGCCGACGGCGACGGATGCCTACCGTGACGAATTGCGTCAGTATCTGCTGCGCGTGCCGGAAGAGGACGAAGAACAACAGCTGGAAGCGCTGCGTCAGTTTAAACAGGCGCAAATGCTGCGCGTGGCGGCGGCAGATATCGCTGGTACGTTGCCGGTGATGAAAGTGAGCGATCACTTAACATGGCTTGCCGAAGCGATCATCGACGCGGTGGTGCATCAGGCGTGGGTGCAGATGGTGGCGCGTTACGGCCAGCCGAAACACCTGGCCGATCGCGAAGGCCGTGGCTTTGCGGTTGTCGGTTACGGCAAGCTCGGCGGCTGGGAGCTGGGGTATAGCTCTGATCTTGACCTTATTTTCCTGCACGATTGCCCGGTGGACGTGATGACCGATGGCGAACGTGAAATAGACGGGCGTCAGTTCTACCTGCGTCTGGCCCAGCGCATTATGCACCTGTTCAGCACCCGCACGTCATCGGGCATTTTGTACGAAGTGGATGCGCGTTTGCGTCCGTCCGGCGCGGCAGGAATGTTGGTTACTTCAACGGACTCGTTTGCGGATTACCAGAAAAATGAGGCCTGGACGTGGGAGCATCAGGCGCTGGTGCGCGCCCGCGTGGTGTATGGCGACCCGCTGCTGAAAACCCAGTTTGATGCGATCCGCCGGGACGTGATGACCATCGTACGTGACGGCAGTACGCTGCAAACCGAAGTGCGTGAGATGCGTGAGAAGATGCGTGCGCATTTGGGGAATAAGCATCGCGATCGCTTTGATATTAAAGCCGATGAGGGTGGTATTACGGATATTGAGTTCATCACCCAGTATCTGGTGCTGCGTCATGCACACGAGAAGCCGAAGCTCATTCGCTGGTCTGATAACGTGCGCATTCTGGAGCTGCTCGCACAAAACGACATTATGGATGAGCAGGAAGCGCAGTCCTTAACGCGCGCCTACACCACGCTGCGTGATGAGTTGCATCATCTGGCCTTACAGGAACAGCCGGGCCATGTGGCGCTTGACTGCTTTGCCGATGAGCGCGCTCAGGTGACGACAAGCTGGCAGAAGTGGCTGGTGGAACCGTGCGTAACAAAACAAGTGTGA
- a CDS encoding adenylate cyclase, giving the protein MAQEIELKFIVEKDSVDALRQHLHTLSGEHHEPVQLLNIYYETPDNWLRRHDMGLRIRGANGRYEMTMKIAGRVVGGLHQRPEYNIDISKPELELDRFPAEVWPEGLLPEALSGQVQPLFSTDFWREKWLVNEGKSRIEIALDLGDVKAGEYQEPLCELELELVDGDVNDVLKLAHKLVNQSGLRQGSLSKAARGYHLAAGDAPRLLKETTILHVAPKASVEQGMEAALELALTQWQYHEELWARNVKNAKSHVLAAIGLVRHTLALFGGIVPRKASAHLRDLLTQTETLMLSDVSAQTAIYSPQTAAAKLSLTEFLVTRGWRSFLDAKAQTKIAENFKRFADTHLSRHAAELKTTFAYPLGDQYGDQLPRLARNIDSMLLLSGAYDSAKTQAWLENWQGLKHAIETRQHIEIEHFRNVAISQEPFWLHSGKR; this is encoded by the coding sequence ATGGCTCAAGAAATCGAATTAAAGTTTATCGTCGAAAAAGACAGCGTTGACGCGCTTCGTCAACATTTGCACACGCTTTCCGGCGAGCACCATGAACCGGTACAACTGCTGAACATCTATTATGAAACACCAGACAACTGGCTGCGCCGTCATGATATGGGGCTGCGCATCCGTGGCGCGAACGGGCGCTACGAGATGACGATGAAAATTGCCGGTCGCGTGGTGGGCGGTTTACATCAGCGCCCGGAATACAATATCGACATCAGTAAGCCAGAACTTGAACTGGACCGTTTCCCGGCAGAAGTCTGGCCTGAGGGCCTGCTGCCGGAAGCGTTATCCGGGCAGGTGCAGCCGCTGTTCAGCACCGATTTCTGGCGCGAAAAATGGCTGGTCAATGAAGGCAAAAGTCGCATTGAGATTGCCCTGGATCTGGGTGACGTGAAGGCAGGTGAATACCAGGAACCCCTTTGCGAGCTGGAGCTTGAGCTGGTGGACGGTGATGTGAACGACGTGCTGAAGCTGGCACACAAGCTGGTGAACCAGTCCGGTTTGCGTCAGGGTAGCCTGAGCAAAGCCGCGCGTGGCTACCACCTGGCGGCCGGAGATGCGCCACGTTTACTGAAAGAGACGACCATTTTACACGTCGCCCCGAAAGCCAGTGTTGAACAGGGTATGGAAGCGGCGCTGGAGCTGGCGCTCACTCAGTGGCAATACCATGAAGAACTGTGGGCGCGAAATGTGAAAAATGCAAAGTCTCACGTGCTGGCGGCTATCGGGCTGGTGCGTCATACCCTGGCGCTTTTCGGCGGCATTGTCCCGCGTAAAGCGAGCGCTCACTTACGTGATCTGCTGACGCAAACCGAGACGTTGATGCTTTCTGACGTGTCGGCGCAAACGGCTATCTACAGCCCGCAAACCGCTGCGGCAAAACTGTCGCTGACTGAGTTTCTGGTGACGCGCGGCTGGCGCAGTTTCCTGGATGCAAAAGCGCAGACCAAAATTGCGGAAAACTTCAAACGTTTTGCGGATACCCATCTTTCACGCCATGCCGCCGAGTTGAAGACCACTTTTGCGTATCCACTGGGCGACCAGTATGGCGATCAGCTTCCCCGTCTGGCGCGTAATATCGACAGCATGTTGCTGCTTTCCGGGGCTTATGACAGCGCAAAAACGCAGGCCTGGCTGGAAAACTGGCAGGGGCTGAAACATGCCATCGAAACCCGTCAGCATATTGAGATTGAGCATTTCCGCAACGTGGCTATTTCGCAGGAGCCGTTCTGGCTGCACAGCGGAAAACGTTAA
- the cca gene encoding multifunctional CCA protein, whose product MKSYLVGGAVRDALLGLPVKDKDWVVVGATPAEMLDAGYQQVGRDFPVFLHPQSREEYALARTERKSGSGYTGFTCYAAPDVTLEQDLLRRDLTINALAQDNQGHIIDAYGGQDDLRNRILRHVSPAFSEDPLRVLRVARFAARYAHLSFRIADETMALMTAMTNAGELEHLTPERVWKETENALTTRNPQVFFQVLRDCGALKVLFPEIDNLFGVPAPAKWHPEIDTGVHTLMTLSMAAMLSPEVDVRFATLCHDLGKGLTPKAFWPRHHGHGPAGVKLVEGLCQRLRVPNEIRDLAKLVAEFHDLIHTFPILKPATIVKLFDNIDAWRKPQRVEQIALTSEADVRGRTGFEACDYPQGRLLREAWNVAKAVPTKDVVEAGFKGPEIREELTKRRIQAVADWKEQRCPQPKD is encoded by the coding sequence GTGAAGAGTTATCTGGTCGGTGGTGCGGTACGTGATGCGTTGTTAGGTCTGCCGGTCAAAGATAAGGACTGGGTTGTGGTTGGAGCCACGCCCGCAGAGATGCTCGACGCGGGTTACCAGCAGGTAGGTCGCGATTTTCCCGTGTTTCTGCACCCGCAAAGCCGTGAAGAGTACGCCCTGGCGCGTACCGAACGGAAATCCGGCTCAGGCTATACCGGCTTCACCTGTTATGCCGCACCGGACGTCACGCTGGAGCAAGATCTCCTGCGCCGCGATCTCACCATTAACGCGCTGGCGCAGGACAATCAGGGCCATATTATCGACGCTTATGGCGGCCAGGACGATTTGCGTAACCGCATTTTACGTCACGTCTCCCCGGCGTTTTCTGAAGATCCGCTACGCGTGCTGCGCGTGGCGCGTTTTGCTGCACGCTATGCCCATCTGAGCTTCCGCATCGCCGATGAAACAATGGCGCTAATGACTGCGATGACCAATGCGGGCGAGCTGGAACACCTGACGCCAGAACGCGTCTGGAAAGAGACGGAAAATGCCCTGACCACCCGCAACCCGCAGGTCTTTTTCCAGGTGCTTCGCGACTGTGGCGCACTGAAGGTTCTTTTCCCGGAAATCGATAATCTGTTTGGCGTCCCGGCTCCGGCAAAGTGGCACCCGGAAATTGATACTGGCGTTCATACCCTGATGACGTTGAGTATGGCCGCGATGCTCAGCCCGGAGGTTGATGTTCGTTTTGCCACCCTGTGCCACGATCTCGGCAAAGGGTTAACGCCAAAAGCATTCTGGCCGCGCCATCACGGTCACGGCCCGGCTGGCGTGAAGCTGGTAGAAGGTCTTTGCCAGCGTCTGCGCGTACCTAACGAGATCCGCGACCTGGCAAAACTGGTGGCAGAATTCCATGACCTGATCCACACCTTCCCGATCCTGAAACCGGCCACCATCGTGAAATTGTTCGACAACATCGACGCCTGGCGTAAACCGCAGCGCGTGGAGCAGATCGCGCTCACCAGCGAGGCTGACGTTCGTGGGCGAACCGGGTTTGAAGCCTGTGATTATCCGCAAGGTCGTTTGCTGCGCGAGGCGTGGAACGTCGCCAAAGCGGTGCCAACCAAAGACGTCGTGGAAGCCGGGTTCAAAGGGCCGGAGATTCGGGAAGAGCTGACAAAACGGCGGATTCAGGCAGTAGCGGACTGGAAAGAACAGCGTTGCCCTCAGCCAAAAGACTGA
- the uppP gene encoding undecaprenyl-diphosphatase: protein MSDIHSLLVAAILGVVEGLTEFLPVSSTGHMIIVGHLLGFEGDTAKTFEVVIQLGSILAVVVMFWRRLFGLIGIHFGRPPEHEGLGKGRLSLIHILLGMIPAVVLGLVFHDTIKSLFNPINVMYALVVGGFLLIAAEVLKPKVPRAEGLDDMTYRQAFIIGCFQCLALWPGFSRSGATISGGMLMGVSRYAASEFSFLLAVPMMMGATALDVYKSIGFLTTGDIPMFAVGFITAFIVALIAIKTFLQLIKRISFIPFAIYRFIVAAAVYVVFF from the coding sequence ATGAGCGATATACACTCGCTGCTGGTGGCGGCAATACTGGGTGTGGTCGAAGGATTGACGGAGTTTTTACCTGTCTCCAGCACGGGCCATATGATTATCGTTGGCCATCTTCTGGGCTTTGAAGGTGATACGGCAAAGACGTTTGAAGTCGTTATTCAGTTGGGGTCTATTCTGGCCGTGGTTGTGATGTTCTGGCGTCGTCTGTTTGGCCTGATTGGTATCCACTTTGGTCGTCCGCCAGAGCATGAAGGTTTGGGTAAAGGTCGCTTGTCGCTGATCCATATCCTGCTGGGGATGATCCCGGCGGTGGTGCTGGGGCTGGTTTTCCACGACACCATCAAATCGCTGTTTAACCCGATTAACGTGATGTATGCGCTGGTTGTCGGCGGCTTCCTGCTGATTGCGGCAGAAGTGCTGAAACCTAAAGTCCCTCGCGCAGAAGGCCTGGACGATATGACCTACCGTCAGGCATTCATCATTGGTTGCTTCCAGTGTCTGGCCCTGTGGCCGGGCTTCTCGCGCTCAGGAGCTACGATTTCTGGCGGGATGTTGATGGGCGTGAGCCGCTATGCCGCGTCGGAGTTTTCCTTCCTGCTGGCCGTGCCGATGATGATGGGCGCAACCGCACTCGACGTCTATAAAAGCATTGGCTTCCTGACGACGGGTGATATTCCGATGTTCGCCGTGGGCTTCATCACCGCGTTTATTGTGGCGCTGATTGCCATTAAAACCTTCCTGCAGTTGATCAAGCGTATCTCGTTTATTCCGTTTGCGATCTATCGCTTTATCGTGGCGGCTGCCGTTTACGTGGTCTTCTTCTGA
- a CDS encoding 7,8-dihydroneopterin aldolase has protein sequence MDIVFIEQLSVITTIGVYDWEQTIEQKLVFDIEMGWDNRTSAKSDDVNDCLSYADISETVVNHVEGQRFALVERVAEEVAELLLSRFNSPWVRIKLSKPGAVARATNVGVIIERGKNLKGNIQRHNS, from the coding sequence ATGGATATAGTATTTATAGAGCAACTTTCGGTAATCACCACTATTGGTGTTTACGACTGGGAACAGACCATTGAACAGAAGCTCGTGTTCGATATCGAAATGGGCTGGGATAACCGCACGTCAGCGAAAAGCGATGACGTGAATGATTGTCTGAGCTATGCCGATATCAGCGAAACGGTGGTTAACCACGTTGAAGGACAGCGTTTTGCCCTGGTGGAGCGCGTGGCTGAGGAGGTGGCAGAGCTGCTGCTGAGCCGGTTCAACTCACCGTGGGTGCGTATCAAGCTGAGCAAACCGGGGGCCGTGGCGCGTGCGACTAACGTCGGCGTTATCATTGAGCGTGGCAAAAATCTGAAAGGGAATATCCAACGTCATAATAGCTAA
- the plsY gene encoding glycerol-3-phosphate acyltransferase, which produces MSAIAPGMIFLAYLCGSISSAILVCRIAGLPDPRENGSGNPGATNVLRIGGKGAAVAVLVFDVLKGMLPVWGAYALGVTPFWLGLIAIAACVGHIWPVFFGFKGGKGVATAFGAIAPIGWDLTGVMAGTWLLTILLSGYSSLGAIVSALIAPFYVWWFKPQFTFPVSMLSCLILLRHHDNIQRLWRRQETKIWTKLKRKKKEPE; this is translated from the coding sequence ATGAGTGCAATCGCGCCTGGAATGATCTTCCTCGCTTACCTTTGCGGCTCAATCTCCAGCGCCATTCTGGTCTGCCGTATCGCCGGGTTACCTGACCCACGCGAAAACGGTTCCGGGAACCCCGGAGCGACCAATGTACTACGAATTGGCGGCAAGGGAGCAGCCGTAGCGGTTTTGGTTTTTGATGTACTGAAAGGGATGCTACCCGTCTGGGGCGCATATGCGCTGGGCGTCACGCCGTTCTGGCTGGGGCTGATTGCTATCGCCGCCTGTGTTGGCCATATCTGGCCCGTATTCTTCGGCTTTAAAGGCGGCAAAGGCGTCGCCACCGCATTTGGTGCCATTGCACCTATCGGCTGGGATCTCACCGGCGTTATGGCAGGCACCTGGCTGTTAACCATTTTACTGAGCGGCTATTCTTCGCTGGGCGCGATTGTCAGCGCGCTGATTGCGCCGTTTTACGTCTGGTGGTTCAAACCCCAGTTTACCTTCCCGGTGTCGATGCTCTCCTGCCTGATCCTGCTGCGTCACCACGATAATATTCAGCGCCTGTGGCGTCGTCAGGAAACCAAAATCTGGACGAAGCTCAAGAGAAAGAAAAAAGAGCCTGAATAA